The following DNA comes from Hordeum vulgare subsp. vulgare chromosome 3H, MorexV3_pseudomolecules_assembly, whole genome shotgun sequence.
CATCCATGGCAATGGTATAAACCTCAGCCCAGGACACTTGTCTGCTCCCCATCTCATGTATAAAGCTCTCGAGGTTGCCACCGGGGAGATAGTTGTAGATCAGGAAAGTGTCCGATTCTCCATTGTGGTACCCAATAAGTGTAACGAGATTCTTGTGCCGAATTCTTCCAAGAGTTATGATTTCTGCATCAAACTGCTGGAGACCTTGGAAACGCCCCATGGCTAGCCTCTTCACTGCTACAAGATAACCAGGAGCCAGCTCAGCCTTGTAGGTGGCACCAAAACCACCGGTACCAATCAAGTTCTGGATGCTGAAGTTCCCTGTTGCTTGGATAATGCTGTCGTAATTAATCTCAGGAGGAGCATCAGCAAATGTTACGACCATTTTCTTCTTAAAATTTTCGATCTTTGCTCTTTTCCTTCTCTCACACACAAAGAAGAGGAGGACTGCCACAACAAAAGACACTAGAGCAGTCGCAGACGCAGCTATAATCACCACCAGATACTTGGATTTGGTCATGTGGCCACCCAATCTTTGAGTCCATTTCTGGTGATTACTTGGTGATGATGGCGGCGCAGATGCATTTGGACCCAAACAACGGGACAGAAGGGGATTGCCAACAAATAAACTGCAGTCAGGCGAGTGCCTTAGATAAGGAATGTCACCTGATAGGTTGTTGAACGAGACATCAAACACCGACAGTTGAGCCAGTTCACTGAAACTGGGAGGGATGCTTCCTGAGAGCCTGTTGTGGTCAAGCATCAGTACTTTAAGGCGCGATGCATCAGCTAAATGTGACGGCAGGATACCAGTCAGAGAATTTTGAGATAAACCCAGAACCTCCAGCGCAGCCAAATCACCAAACCGCACAGGGACGTCGCCTGTCAAATTGTTTGCCCTCAAGACCAAGACACGCAGCAAATGCAGGCCACCAATTCCAGGAGAGAGTGACCCATTGAACATGTTGTAACCAGCCTCGAAACTTTGAAGAGATGTACAGTTTGACAGCATATCAAGACTGCCTGACAACCGATTGCCACTCAAATTGACAGCCACCCCACTTGCACCCTTGCAGAATCCGAAAAATCCACCAGAAAGTGTGCTGTTGAACATATTACTGTTGAGCAACAAGCCATAAGAATAATTTCCAGCCAGATGCAAGTTAAGAGATGGCAACGCGCCGTCAAAGCCATTGTTGCTGAAATCATGGAGAGCGGCATTACTAATGTCCCCGAGCACAGACCCAAACGGGTTACCGATCAGCGCAATCCCAACCAAAGCCTCATAGTACTGAATTACAACAACATCATCGCTCAAACGGCTTGAGCATTTGCCCTGCACTGGCGAAAGGAGCGGCCCTGACAGTAAATTCTGGCTGACATTGAGGTATTTCATACATCCTATCCTCAACTCAGGAGGCATGGAGCCCTCGAAGCTGTTGGAGCTCAGATCAAGAAATGCCAAGTCTCCACACTCAACAAGCCATTTGGGCACTGGACCACCAATATAGTTCTGCCCAAGGTTGACCGCCCGGAGGCGGCACGAACCGTTCCTGTACCTCGGCAACCGGCCGTCGAAGTTGGCCCTTGGTGCCCAGAGAACCTCCAGCGCTGGCATGGTGACCACCTCCTGAGGTAGCCCACCGAGGAAGGCGTTAAACTCAGGCTGGTCCCCAGGCGACGCGGTGAGGTTGGTGAGCACGAGCACGGCGAGGGCCCGGCAGTTGCCGAGCTCCCGGGGGATCCTGTCGGTGAGGCTGTTGCGGGAGACGTCGAGGACGCGTAGGGCGGCGAGGCGGCCGAGGGCGCGCGGGACGGCGCCCTCGAGGACGTTGCGGGAGACGTCGAGGACGCGGAGGCTGCGGCATTGCGCTAGCGCGGCGGGGATTTCGCCGACGAGGAAGTTGCCGGCGAGGCGGAGGTGGGCGAGGGCGGGGcagggcggcgaggaggaggaagagttggagttggagttggaggagggCGGGAAGGCTATGGGCCCCGAGAGGCGGTTAGAGCTGAGATTGAGGGCGCGGAGGGTCGGGGACGCGAGGAAGGCGGCGGGGATGGGGCCGGAGAAGTTGTTGCCGGAGAGGTCGAGGCGGAGGAGGCGCGGGGGGAGGGCGGCGGGTAGGGTCCCGGAGAGCGAGGCCGCCGGGAGGTCGATGGCGGCGACGGCCGAGGAGGCGGGGTGGCAGGTGACCCCGCGCCAATGGCAGTGGTCGGGGTCGGAGGAGGACCAGGCGGAGAGGACGGAGGCCGGGTCGCCGGTGACGGCGCCCTTGAGCGCGAGGAGGGCCGCCTGGTCGCcggcagaggaggagggggaggccagAGGGAGggcgacgaggagaaggaggaggacgggcGGCAGGAGGCGACGGTACGGGGCCGCCATGGCggcggggggcggcggcggcggcgaggtgggGGAGCGGAAGCGAAAGGGGGGGAGGGCAGACTGACTGAAGCTGAAACTGTGTGGAGAGAGATGGGCGGTGTGGATTTtggattttgaaatttgtttgttTTTTGCTTTTGGCTTTGTTTTTTTGGGGCGGCCGGATTTTACTCGAACCGCTTCGTCTTCGTCGGTAAGGCTCCGCCTAGTCAAAATATTGTACTCCTCTATCTGACTCAACGTTATACTAAATTTATATTGTAGTTAGTATAAAGTTAAGTCACTTATTTTAAAACGGTATGAGTACTCGTCCTTCATCTGaagtattttctttttgaatgTTGTTTTCTAAATACTCCTTTCTTTTTTGATTCAATTAGATGTATCATTTTTTTCAAATGTTCCTTTTGAAGTActtattctttcttttttatCCGCGGTAACAAATATGCGCTTTCTTTTTTGCAATCTTGATTTGAAACACTCGAGACCTTGATAGAAATATAAAATGAAAAAGTAGACTACGGCTTATATAAGGACGAAACGAAAACCTAAGATAGAATCACAACGAGATCCGATACATGTTCCACTCAAATTCATACTTATCGACGTTTGGGGACGAACCACTTGAGGTGACTAGACCGTCATAGTTGTAACTGCACGTCACCTCCAAGCCCAACCAAAGTTGTAGCCGCCTCCCTTATTGTAAAAATGGTATGTTCTTTCATGAATTACAGAAAAGTGCCTGGAAGACCCATCGTTGCATCAAACATCAAGTGATGATCCAGTACAGTTTATACAAGGATCCAGGTAAAAAAACTTGAAAGTATTTTTTGCCTTCTATAAGATGGACCTTGTATTGCAGTATATAATCAGAATCGGGTCCAACACAACTTCCCCTCAAATTCAAGCTTGTCGTTGCCGGGACGAACCACCTAGGGGGCGAGGAGACCTCCAAAGTCCCAACAGCGCGCCATGACCTAAGGACTAAAAGAAAGTTGTAACTAACATTTATATGTATATTCTTAAAGTTGGTGACTGGCAAAAGAATTGGCTGCCTTGTAAAATTTTATTCTCCCTCACTTAGTATCTCTCCTGCACCGCCTGTTTAGAAATATATTTATGTTTCTCTCTATCAGTTGAAGGTGGTCAACTAATAAGGAATGTAAAACCATGGTCAAAACCAGTCAACACGTGATAAAAATGATATGTCTTGTGTGGGCTGGGAGGGTACCTCGAAGCAAATCAAAGGTTGGGGTTTTTTAGTCGAGACCCTCGATGGTACAAAAGGATATAGTCAAAGCAGAATTGACATAGAGATGGGTCTAAATTGTATTGAAGTCGCCATGATACTTCAGGCCCATATAGTTGGGTCTAAACATAATTGTATTCCAATTTGATTGGATTGAAGCCATGGAGATACTTCAGGCGCATATAGATGAGTCTAAACATAATTGCAATCCAATTTGATTGTATTGAAGCCATCGAGACGCTTCAGGCGCATAGAGATGGGTCTAAACATAATTTTAATCTAATATGATTGTATTGAAGCCATCCAGATACTTGCGGGAGGGTTCGCTTCTAGAACGGCTCCTCCATATCATGTTGATATTTGCATTCAGGCTACTActtgttttattttttgtaatAGGATGCTAGTTATGTTGCTCATCATCTAGTTAAAGAGGTTGAGATTAACGCGGGTGTTTGGGTTGATGAACCTTATGGTTTCATTGTAATTTTTCTTATCGGTCTTGTTGATACCATTCGTGTTTCAGGAAAGTTTTTTCTGATGGCTTATAAAATGAGCTGGAATAAATTGTCTCTTATCCAGCTTATTCTAAAAGTCTAAGTTTTTTTCTCTAAATTTACTTATTTGAAATTAATTactactccttccgttcctaaatataagtcttttaagaggtttcactagagggactacatacggatgtatatagacatactttaaagtatagattcatttattttgctccgtatgtagccttttag
Coding sequences within:
- the LOC123442729 gene encoding LRR receptor-like serine/threonine-protein kinase RPK2; this translates as MAAPYRRLLPPVLLLLLVALPLASPSSSAGDQAALLALKGAVTGDPASVLSAWSSSDPDHCHWRGVTCHPASSAVAAIDLPAASLSGTLPAALPPRLLRLDLSGNNFSGPIPAAFLASPTLRALNLSSNRLSGPIAFPPSSNSNSNSSSSSPPCPALAHLRLAGNFLVGEIPAALAQCRSLRVLDVSRNVLEGAVPRALGRLAALRVLDVSRNSLTDRIPRELGNCRALAVLVLTNLTASPGDQPEFNAFLGGLPQEVVTMPALEVLWAPRANFDGRLPRYRNGSCRLRAVNLGQNYIGGPVPKWLVECGDLAFLDLSSNSFEGSMPPELRIGCMKYLNVSQNLLSGPLLSPVQGKCSSRLSDDVVVIQYYEALVGIALIGNPFGSVLGDISNAALHDFSNNGFDGALPSLNLHLAGNYSYGLLLNSNMFNSTLSGGFFGFCKGASGVAVNLSGNRLSGSLDMLSNCTSLQSFEAGYNMFNGSLSPGIGGLHLLRVLVLRANNLTGDVPVRFGDLAALEVLGLSQNSLTGILPSHLADASRLKVLMLDHNRLSGSIPPSFSELAQLSVFDVSFNNLSGDIPYLRHSPDCSLFVGNPLLSRCLGPNASAPPSSPSNHQKWTQRLGGHMTKSKYLVVIIAASATALVSFVVAVLLFFVCERRKRAKIENFKKKMVVTFADAPPEINYDSIIQATGNFSIQNLIGTGGFGATYKAELAPGYLVAVKRLAMGRFQGLQQFDAEIITLGRIRHKNLVTLIGYHNGESDTFLIYNYLPGGNLESFIHEMGSRQVSWAEVYTIAMDVAQALAFLHGSCTPRIIHRDIKPSNILLDGELNAYLSDFGLARLMEVTQTHATTDVAGTFGYVAPEYATTCRVSDKSDVYSFGVVLLELMSGKRSLDPSFSQFGDGFTIVSWGRILMQEDRTSEFFSLGLWDTSPKDRLTEMLKIAISCTSESLAVRLSMRQVAARLKQLRNDQ